tgcaaaattgTCATCTTTgtcatcattcatcattataATAGTTTGTGAAAAAATAGCCATAAAACAAACACCCtttattaacacattttaaCACAATTAGCAAATAGAAAAATGGTAAGATTTTCAATAGAATCAAGAGAATGTGACATCCAATCATGGAAAGGAAAActttacaatgaagtaagttctGCCCTAGGTTTAAACTGTTGATACAGATATACTGTTGTCCTAGTAGCATGATTTTGTAATGGTCACCCAATAGTCAATACAAAACTACAAAAGAAAGGATTTCGTGcatattcagtagttttattatcaaaatataacttcgtctttaataaataacacaggATATAACTACTTATTCGATAGATTTAAAACATGAGcaacataagttttattttaagtgtaagtAGGTTTATATCTAggttgtaaatgttttagtCACAGctgtaaatgatatttttatatttggcaaCAGAAGtattttcagttaaataatACGTTGCATAGTGTTTTCAAACTCAATGAAGTAATTCGGTTCGGAATGAAAAGTGTTCTTCATTAAACCGATTAAagcatgtttttgtttactttgagCCGGGGTGTCAGTTAAAATCTGTCATTAGCATAGACATACAGAAGAAAAAAGTTTGAGGACCAACATCAATATCGACTGTTGTCTATGAATGAACTGAAAACCTTTTTCTCAcgcaaatatatattataataacatgtaaTAAGTTTTACCCAGTCAACCAGCCAGATAATGATATTTTGCAATCGGGTTCACTTCGACGCCAGCTTACTTAGAACTTCTCAGCTTTAGCTGAAATTCGCCTAGTTATCGGCTGTTTAACTAGTCGCCACGGAATCGTACAATCAACCTCATAAAGATTTTCTGGTACTTCTACATTTTATGCccaaaatgatattataagagcataatatttttatataccatTATCATCCTATTCTAAAACATGGACTGGCGATCATGAAAAATCGTTTTCTTTAAATTGCTCCCTATGGTTCTGAACAAACTTTTCATAAACATCAACGTAAAATGTATATGATTTAGTTATGGCACGAGAAtggaaacaaaatactttttgttaacAATGTAGTTAGTTTCATGTGGATCACTGTCTTGTGAACTACTTATGCCTGAATGAATTTTGCCGTAAAaacgtttacaaaaaaaaataatcattattttaataatgtgtcttcccataataaatagtttagaagatataatatttattatattgatttatgaggcaaaaataagctaaaataatttcagttgtTAATATAGTCAATGGCATCATTTTCCACAGCGAGTGCTCAGTGCGGTGCCGGGCCGCCATTTTATTTCATGGCGACCAACGATAGTCTACGTCTGCTGTTCTTGAACGAAAGATTTTAAAGCGCGCGGTGTTTTTGATGTAGTTTTGAATCGCGTATGGTTATATCCGTTTGTTTACTACTTGTGTTTTACAGTAATTCGTGAAAATGAATGAAGACTCGGAATTAAATGTGCTTGTATCGAATGTTTTAAGCGGGAATCGTTACAGCCATTGTAGGTTATGCCTCAAGAGCATATCAGAATATTACGTTCGTTTTCATGATGCTGTATCGTTGGATCCTTCTACTGGGACCTTTCAAGCATTGTCTGAGATCCTAACCAAGTTATTAGGTGCCGAAGTAAGTATGCTTACATTTTAATCTTTAGTAATTGTAATTTGCCTACCCGTTGGAACATCTCAAAACCTCTCTTGCATTATGAAATTGACCCATACATTTTATGGAAAACTACTAAATGTTACTAGGTACTTGCAAGAGCTACCGATCATTCAGTTGCATAAAGTCATTTGGTTAAAtggttttaataagtttttctttttacaggTCTGTGAAGAAATTAATGGCATAGATTGTGTGTGCATTGACTGCGTCGACAAAGCGTTAGAGTCActcaagtttttaaaattatgtgaaaACTCCACAAATGTGCTAAATAATGTTATCAACAATCTTTCTAATACATTGAGTATTGATACAGATGATTTAAGTTCCGatcacaatatttacatttctgTTAGTGAAAATGAATCAAAGCTCTTTGTGGTGAAGAATGAAGATAGCAAGAAGCCTTCAACAGATGTTATTGCATGCATTAAATGCACTGAAGAATTTGACAACATACTTGATCTTAAATTGCATAGCATATCTTGCCATGCTACCCAGATTAACTGTGAGAAATGCAACAATATAGTCAATAATGAGGCTGAACTAGCAGCCCATAATAATAGTGATCAGATGTTTGAATGTCCTGATTGCAATGAATTTAGATGTACAGAGGAAAGTCTAAAGCAACACCAAGATCAAGCACATGGTGTATTTGTGTGCAAAGACTGCGGGAAGTCATTCAAATCTTTAGACAAGTTGCAAATTCATGAACAAAAACATATCACTAAAAGTGAATGTCCCAAGTGTGGTAAAAGTTACAACACTAAAGGCTTCTTTTTGAGACATGTCAGGCTTTGCCTAGAAGACTTGTTAGACCCACACCCAATAAGAAGTAACATTGAAAAGACATGCTTTTGTGATAAATGTGGCAAAGGGTACAGTACGCCTGGAGGATTGAGGGTCCATAACAGATTTGTGCATGGCAATGCCAAGCCCCATGTTTGCAAATATTGTAACAAGCAGTTTACTGCTCCAAGTTACTTAAAAGTCCACATGGTGAAGCATACTGGAGAGAAGAATTTCAAATGTGATTTGTGTAATAGGAAATTTGTCTCCAAAGAGGCATTACTGTACCATACAAGGAGGCACACAGGAGACAAGCCTTACAGCTGCACCCTGTGTGATGAGAGATTTGTGAATGCTTCTGCAAGGGCTGagcatattaaatttaaacatgtcGGCCCAACTTTAATGTGTGAGATATGCTCTCGTAAATTCTTTACTCCAAGCTTCTTGAAGCAGCATATAAAGAAACACCATGATccatcaaataaattgtatgcaGGCAGGAGTTTGATACCCCCCAATGTACCTGCAGTTGAGAACATGAGAGTCAGGTTTATAGACTCATCGTGATATTCATACAAACCACTATGTTGTGGTTTAACAAGACTTGGTTAAAATCATTCTAGCATTATGGAGTCAATTGACTGAATAACTTCCAATGAAATAAAGGCTATTTTGTTTCTTGTGAAAAggcttatattaaaaaaaaaatcagttgccttacatattgtattttatttagttgattATGGATtaggtaataaattaattgctaTGAAACTGTTGTTGATTATTTTACATTCCAGATATAATCTAACTCTGAACAAGTAGTCTATTTCATAAATCATtgatattattacttattagaaTACAATACTGATTACCTGCAGTTGTGAAAGTATGACAGTGCACTACAtccaaaattacattaatatttttataactatcgtgagactgattcattattaaatgatgtaacggttaatcatgactccggttgggtccgaaactagtcgggctaccccgataaatacgcgtgagtaaaccattacatcatttaataattacattactaTGTTTTTTGACATTTGTAAGTTGGATCATCGAATATagtaaataactttattgttaGAATaatcaactataaaaacagctcAAGTCaacaattttgttaaatgatTATGATTTAAGACAGTAATTCAACCACAAGCATTTGATCTAAGTGGTCAGATCTTTAAGGCAGGAGCCACATCGATGAGGCAAATGTGACGCTTCGGCGATTTCGTAAAAAGAAACCCCATATTAAAATACAGACGTGTCGGTAGCCGCACTGCAGTCTGACAAGCAAAACTATTTTCGCTCCACGTGTCGTTAATGAGGCCCCGGCCTTAACAATGCAATTAAAACTGAGACATGCTTGCAAAATGTAATTCAATACAAGAAAGTCCCCATCTAATCACAGCTCAGtacataaaatcaaattgtaTTCTACCCTCAGGCACAAACAATTTGCTTTGGGGATTATAATGTCTCTGTACATGTTTTCGTAATTGGTGCCCAGTGACGAACTTCATATGGCAAACATGACACTCTTTTGTGGGACCGAAATGTTTCCGTCTTTTATGTTCCATCCTTCTAGATGCTGAGAGGAAACTTTCGTTGCACAAGTCACAAGGAAAAGGTCGCTCGCCAGTGTGCAGCCTCGTATGATAAACTAACGCCGCTTGTGTCACGAATTTTCCGCCACATTGGTCGCAATGGAAGTTTTTCTCTTTTGTATGTTTTACTATGTGATTGTTCAGTCGACTTATTGCATCAAACTTCTTTCCGCACCAATTGCAAGACAAAACCTTCCCGAAGCCGTGATCCGTCTTCAAATGGGTGCGCAAACCATTCTTCCTGGCGTAACCTTTGTGGCAAATATCACAAAAGAAACTGGGTTGGCGTTCCTCAGCATTGCCGCAAATTTTGAGATGGAACTTGAAGGTGTGTTTGTTCAAAAATGATTTACTACAGCGCGGACATTTGTTGAGATCATGTTTATCTAAGTGAGCTCTTAAGTCTTTTTTGGACGGAAACTGTGCTAAGCATAATTTACATACCGCGGCGACGTGGTGCAATTTATCGTGGTAACTTAGCATTTTTTCTGTACTAAACATTTTGGGACATTTTGGACACTGCAGCTTTTTAGGATAGTGCACTCTTTCAGCATGATCTTCTACTTGTAGTTGCGTAGCAAATACTTTGGGGCACTCAAGGCAAGGGTACTTAGCATTGCTGTGTACTTTCATATGCTTGACTAGGTGACAATTTGAGTTGAACCGTTCTCCGCACTCTTCACATATAACATTGGACTTTCTTCGCTTCACTTGATGGCAGGGCTGTTTGGCCTTCAGAACCtctttaactttatttagtGCAGTCTTTTTACTTCGGATTGTATGCCGTTTTCGACTAGTAAATATCTGATTTTCATCATCTTTTATCATCAAATATGCTGTCTGTACACTAGGTCCTATTGTAAGTGACTGGTCAAGACTTTTACTGAGTTTTGTTAAAGCTATGTGCCAGTTTTCATTGGAGTTGTTACACAATTTTTGAAAAAGGTATGAATTGATTGTCATTGTAGCACAGTCCATGCACAACACTTGAGGCAGAAAAGGCTCTGTCTGGACCTGAAAGAGAATAAGTCATTAGTGGCTATAAACAATACACATACAACTATCAATAATGTTGCTACAAGTAGTGTGGTGAAAATCATTTTCCATggaaaaaactgttttcatgGCATGACTGTATGAATTGCACGAAATGCTTGCATCTAAAAAACTGGCAAGACCTATGTAATTGCGTTTTCCTTTCACGTTTATGCGTATGTTATgatactaataatatattgagcacataagtcataaaaaaatattgtatgatataatatgtacttacacTTAGATCACTAAACATATCCATAAATGTgacattttcatcaaaataaggTCTTTGAAGCCTAACGTTGTCTTCCAAAGATACTTCTTGTTCGTCTGTACTAGAAAAACATAACCTACAAACGTGCTCCGATTCACTTGTAATAAACTTGAGAGCTGGTAACGTATAGTCAGTCTTTGATTGCATCTTAACGTTATCAAGTATTAATCATTTACAAATATCacataaaattgcttttttggCGTCCTACGGATTGCAAATAACTATAATGGCTTTGTTGACAACTTGCAGTCCACCCACAGACTACGTATAGGAATCATAAGACAGGAATATTCCACAGATAAAAATTTccttagtaattataatacttcATTCGTTTCCGAGGAAGACGACGACGAGCCGGTGTTTCAGGTATACTTAAAAGAACTAACAATCAAGGCgtcaaatgtataatttttatcttattattgatcccaatttttaaacttcATGTTTGTTGACCTACCAGAAGTTCACACTTACAAAAATTGTTGGAAAGCTTAAGattcgaataaaatttaaataggtattgcAGATAATTAAGAATAGTGAGattctatagttttttttctgtctatCTATCTAGTTTTCTGGGAGTTGTCCACACATACGCACAGCTCTTggctttcaaaaacaaattcaagGTCACTGACTGCCAGTTCTGATAGGGTCCACAATTTATTCTCTCGTATTTGTTTATATCTGCTGCGCCATAAAGTTCGTGATTTAAAAAAGGTAGGTAAtagtgttatattttatttctgttgatTTTGTTATGGTTGAAAtgtaaatgaacaaaaatataggTCCTTTGGATGTTATAATTAAGCACAGGTAATACAGTAATAAATTCTACTTTAGTACAACTGAAAATACAACTCAGTATCGAAACCagaatcattaaataatttgatgttaAGCATAGCTAATAATATCTACCAATGACTGCATTTTAGCAAATGGGTAATgtagttttcaattttttcCGCCTACGCACTATCTAAAACAGATGCTTGTCTCATTCTTAAAAATAGGACGATTAGGAAACCGTGCAAACATGACTGCAAAATTAGCTTCTCTTGCATTACTAGACTAACAGGCAGTGACAGAAACCAAATAAAGTGCCCGGTGTTGGAGGCTTTGACAGCTataaaaaagctataaaaaaatgGCATTTCCATTAGATGGCTGACTTTCATAGGGTTGTAACCGCCAGAAAAGCTCTCAATAtcgatatacacggtgattttttagtcatcttacaaaagcagcccagttca
The DNA window shown above is from Trichoplusia ni isolate ovarian cell line Hi5 chromosome 26, tn1, whole genome shotgun sequence and carries:
- the LOC113505494 gene encoding zinc finger protein 26-like → MNEDSELNVLVSNVLSGNRYSHCRLCLKSISEYYVRFHDAVSLDPSTGTFQALSEILTKLLGAEVCEEINGIDCVCIDCVDKALESLKFLKLCENSTNVLNNVINNLSNTLSIDTDDLSSDHNIYISVSENESKLFVVKNEDSKKPSTDVIACIKCTEEFDNILDLKLHSISCHATQINCEKCNNIVNNEAELAAHNNSDQMFECPDCNEFRCTEESLKQHQDQAHGVFVCKDCGKSFKSLDKLQIHEQKHITKSECPKCGKSYNTKGFFLRHVRLCLEDLLDPHPIRSNIEKTCFCDKCGKGYSTPGGLRVHNRFVHGNAKPHVCKYCNKQFTAPSYLKVHMVKHTGEKNFKCDLCNRKFVSKEALLYHTRRHTGDKPYSCTLCDERFVNASARAEHIKFKHVGPTLMCEICSRKFFTPSFLKQHIKKHHDPSNKLYAGRSLIPPNVPAVENMRVRFIDSS
- the LOC113505493 gene encoding zinc finger protein 595-like, encoding MQSKTDYTLPALKFITSESEHVCRLCFSSTDEQEVSLEDNVRLQRPYFDENVTFMDMFSDLSVQTEPFLPQVLCMDCATMTINSYLFQKLCNNSNENWHIALTKLSKSLDQSLTIGPSVQTAYLMIKDDENQIFTSRKRHTIRSKKTALNKVKEVLKAKQPCHQVKRRKSNVICEECGERFNSNCHLVKHMKVHSNAKYPCLECPKVFATQLQVEDHAERVHYPKKLQCPKCPKMFSTEKMLSYHDKLHHVAAVCKLCLAQFPSKKDLRAHLDKHDLNKCPRCSKSFLNKHTFKFHLKICGNAEERQPSFFCDICHKGYARKNGLRTHLKTDHGFGKVLSCNWCGKKFDAISRLNNHIVKHTKEKNFHCDQCGGKFVTQAALVYHTRLHTGERPFPCDLCNESFLSASRRMEHKRRKHFGPTKECHVCHMKFVTGHQLRKHVQRHYNPQSKLFVPEGRIQFDFMY